A stretch of Ranitomeya variabilis isolate aRanVar5 chromosome 3, aRanVar5.hap1, whole genome shotgun sequence DNA encodes these proteins:
- the LOC143817344 gene encoding uncharacterized protein LOC143817344: MSSRELRQLIMDNIAWMNRPENRNQSPVIGRLRSSQTRGGRIEDDRDYLPSPERRRRVRDPSRRSVPEETRHRSRSPHRPLPDRPISPEPLPPTTRPDNLRPAEVLPPTTLPDNLRPAEALPPTTLPDNLRPAEALPPTTRPDNLRPAEVLPPTTRPDNLRPAEVLPPTTLPDNLRPVEALPPTTLPDRHSSADASLPSSSNNRSGGNEAATTSGADPQPRFIPPSVGTDAENQAGLDSVEDTTPPQAAPLRRRGRRRGMTRIRQIERLPTRSATGQEEIPSCAICLGDYEVGEQLIVLPCRHLFHQSCITPWLRQNRYCPYCRQNCFQQNRQRRA, translated from the exons ATGAGTTCTCGGGAATTGAGGCAGCTGATCATGGACAACATTGCATGGATGAACCGGCCAGAAAACCGAA ATCAGAGCCCTGTGATCGGAAGACTCAGGTCGTCTCAGACAAGAGGAGGAAGGATTGAAGATGACAGAGATTATTTACCTTCTCCAGAGAGAAGAAGAAGAGTTAGAGACCCATCCAGGCGCTCAGTACCAGAGGAGACCAGACACAGGAGCCGTTCGCCACATAGGCCGCTACCTGACCGTCCCATCTCTCCTGagcctttaccaccgaccacgcgccctgacaatctcaggcctgcggaagttttaccaccgaccacgctccctgacaatctcaggcctgcggaagctttaccaccgaccacgctccctgacaatctcaggcctgcggaagctttaccaccgaccacgcgccctgacaatctcaggcctgcggaagttttaccaccgaccacgcgccctgacaatctcaggcctgcggaagttttaccaccgaccacgctccctgacaatctcaggcctgtggaagctttaccaccgaccacgctccctgaccGTCACAGTTCTGCTGATGCGTCACTACCGAGCAGCAGCAATAACAGGAGTGGTGGAAATGAAGCGGCAACCACCTCCGGGGCCGATCCTCAGCCAAGGTTTATTCCACCATCCGTGGGCACAGATGCTGAGAATCAGGCCGGATTAGATTCAGTTGAGGATACAACACCACCGCAGGCTGCACCCCTGCGGAGGAGAGGACGGCGGAGAGGAATGACAAGGATACGGCAAATAGAACGCCTTCCTACCAGGAGCGCCACAGGCCAGGAGGAGATTCCTTCTTGTGCCATATGCCTAGGTGATTATGAAGTAGGTGAGCAGCTTATTGTGCTGCCCTGCCGACATCTTTTTCATCAGAGCTGCATTACACCATGGCTCCGCCAAAACCGCTACTGTCCTTACTGccgccaaaactgtttccaacagaaCAGACAGAGAAGAGCATAA